A single region of the Musa acuminata AAA Group cultivar baxijiao unplaced genomic scaffold, Cavendish_Baxijiao_AAA HiC_scaffold_117, whole genome shotgun sequence genome encodes:
- the LOC135655610 gene encoding protein unc-13 homolog has translation MGRQHSHSSISRSDTDPSLELECPFGRIDPLTRTDLREAVYELFFMTCRSSPGFGGSRGSLNYYPSSPASTGAGGEGSPKWGSSGMTVARSRIKKALGLNARRSSPMTTGMSSGSNSPGKARRPMTSAEIMRLQMRVTEQSDRRLRKTLMRTLVGQVGRKAETIILPLELLRQLKPSEFNDAQEYHQWQRRQLKILEAGLILYPSVPVDRHSPAAARLLEIIRASELKPIDTSKNSETMRNLCNAVVALVWRSSSGASTEVCHWADGYPLNVHLYLALLHSIFDLREDTVVLDEVDELIELMKKTWSTLGINKMIHNVCFAWLFFQRYLETGQIEPDLLCATLATLVEVASNAKKADRDANYVNLLSGALTVMQSWAEAKVLDYHECFDKETIASMENIVSLALSTTNIIGEDPLDNGASLVDDDGQAAIDPSVNRVDYYIRSSMRSAFAKILENGASHGDSVIVGINDDPSNILLQLAEETEELALVEKDLFSPVLRKWHQVPTAAAVVTIHSCFGIVLKQYLSKVTCLTNELVRVLQSAGKLEKLLVQMVVEDSADCEDGGKGVVREMVPYDVDSIVAGLLKTWIDERLRIGKECLSRAKETESWMPRSKNEPYAQSSMDLMKLAKVTVDEFFEIPVGARDDMVQDLADGLETIFQEYTTFVAACGNKQSYVPSLPPLTRCNQDSNLVRLWKRAAVRCSVGIGRSNGKDGITNMNHPRPSTSRGTQRLYIRLNTLHYVLAHLHALDKSLSFFSRSGPSPTGRHTAANRRLAPSHHFGLARSSVQSAIQYVSEVAAYRLIFLDSRHSFYDGLYVESVTDARIQPGLRILKQNLTLLVSILTDRAQPLTVKEVMKASFEAFLMVLLAGGSERAFARADYESVVDDFRSLKRVFCTCGEGLVAEEVVNRDAEVVEGIVALMALPTERLIEDFSIAACEASGLVGFGFCSGGSTDTAEGPKVPMPPTTGRWNRADPNTVLRVLCHRDDEMANEFLKRTFQLAKRR, from the exons ATGGGGCGCCAGCACTCCCACTCCTCCATCTCACGCTCGGACACCGACCCCAGCCTCGAGCTCGAGTGCCCCTTCGGAAGGATCGACCCCCTCACGCGGACCGACCTCCGCGAGGCGGTGTACGAGCTCTTCTTCATGACGTGCCGCTCCTCCCCCGGCTTCGGCGGCAGCCGGGGCTCCCTGAACTACTACCCGTCGTCGCCGGCCAGCACCGGCGCCGGCGGGGAGGGGTCTCCCAAGTGGGGGTCGTCTGGGATGACGGTGGCCAGGAGCCGCATCAAGAAGGCGCTGGGGCTGAATGCGAGGCGGTCGTCGCCGATGACGACGGGGATGTCCAGCGGGTCCAACTCGCCCGGAAAGGCGAGGCGGCCGATGACCTCCGCGGAGATCATGCGGCTGCAGATGCGCGTCACGGAGCAGAGCGATCGCCGGCTAAGGAAGACCCTCATGAGGACCCTCGTCGGACAG GTGGGAAGAAAAGCAGAGACGATCATCCTTCCATTGGAGCTCCTTCGCCAGCTAAAGCCCTCTGAATTCAACGACGCACAAGAATACCACCAATGGCAACGGCGGCAGCTCAAGATCCTCGAAGCAGGCCTTATCTTATACCCGTCTGTCCCTGTAGACCGCCACAGCCCCGCAGCCGCCCGTCTGCTAGAGATCATCCGAGCGAGCGAGCTGAAGCCCATCGACACCAGCAAGAACTCGGAAACCATGCGTAACCTTTGCAACGCCGTCGTCGCCTTGGTTTGGCGGAGCTCCAGTGGCGCCTCCACTGAAGTATGCCACTGGGCCGACGGCTACCCGCTCAACGTTCATCTCTACCTCGCTCTCCTGCACTCCATCTTCGACCTGCGCGAAGACACCGTGGTGTTGGATGAGGTCGACGAGCTCATCGAGCTGATGAAGAAGACATGGTCCACCTTGGGCATCAACAAGATGATCCACAATGTCTGCTTCGCGTGGTTGTTCTTCCAACGATATCTGGAGACGGGGCAAATCGAGCCCGACCTGTTGTGCGCCACGCTAGCAACACTGGTCGAGGTCGCCAGCAACGCCAAGAAGGCCGATCGCGATGCTAACTACGTTAATCTCTTGTCCGGCGCACTGACTGTGATGCAGAGTTGGGCAGAGGCGAAGGTGTTGGACTACCATGAGTGCTTCGACAAGGAAACCATCGCAAGCATGGAGAACATAGTCTCCTTGGCACTCTCCACGACGAACATCATCGGCGAGGATCCTTTGGACAACGGGGCGAGTCTTGTCGACGATGACGGTCAGGCGGCGATAGATCCATCCGTCAACCGGGTAGATTACTACATAAGGTCGTCGATGAGGAGTGCATTCGCCAAG ATACTGGAGAATGGAGCGTCCCACGGCGATAGCGTGATCGTGGGAATAAACGACGATCCAAGCAACATCCTTCTCCAGCTTGCAGAAGAAACAGAGGAATTGGCGCTGGTCGAGAAGGATTTGTTTAGCCCTGTCCTGAGGAAATGGCATCAGGTTCCGACTGCGGCCGCGGTGGTGACGATCCACAGCTGCTTCGGGATCGTGCTGAAGCAGTACTTGTCCAAGGTCACGTGCCTGACCAACGAGCTGGTGCGGGTGCTGCAATCCGCCGGCAAGTTGGAGAAGCTGCTGGTCCAGATGGTCGTCGAGGACTCCGCCGACTGCGAAGACGGAGGGAAGGGGGTGGTGAGGGAGATGGTCCCGTATGATGTGGATTCCATTGTCGCAGGCCTCCTCAAGACTTGGATCGACGAAAGGTTGAGGATCGGAAAGGAATGCCTAAGCAGAGCAAAAGAAACAGAG agctggatgccgaggtcgaaGAACGAGCCCTACGCTCAGTCTTCCATGGATTTGATGAAGTTGGCCAAGGTGACCGTGGATGAGTTCTTTGAGATCCCTGTGGGAGCCAGAGATGACATGGTTCAAGACCTCGCCGATGGCTTGGAAACAATCTTCCAGGAGTACACTACCTTCGTTGCTGCGTGTG GGAACAAGCAAAGCTACGTGCCCAGCCTCCCGCCACTGACGAGGTGCAACCAGGACTCCAACTTGGTCAGGCTATGGAAGAGGGCGGCGGTGCGCTGCAGCGTCGGTATTGGCCGCTCGAACGGGAAGGACGGCATCACCAACATGAACCACCCGCGGCCGTCCACCAGCCGGGGCACGCAGCGGCTCTACATCCGCCTCAACACCCTTCACTACGTCCTCGCCCACCTCCACGCCCTCGACAAGTCGCTCTCCTTCTTCTCCCGCAGCGGGCCGTCCCCCACGGGCCGCCACACCGCTGCCAACCGCCGCCTCGCCCCGTCCCACCACTTCGGTCTCGCCCGCTCCTCGGTGCAATCCGCCATCCAGTACGTGTCGGAGGTGGCCGCCTACCGCCTCATCTTCCTCGACTCGCGCCACTCGTTTTACGACGGTCTCTACGTGGAGAGCGTCACGGACGCGAGGATCCAACCCGGGCTCCGCATCCTGAAGCAGAACCTGACACTTCTGGTGTCGATCCTCACCGACCGGGCGCAGCCGCTGACGGTGAAGGAGGTGATGAAGGCGTCGTTCGAGGCGTTCCTGATGGTGCTACTGGCCGGGGGAAGCGAGCGGGCGTTCGCGCGGGCGGACTACGAGTCGGTGGTCGACGATTTCCGCAGCCTGAAGCGGGTGTTCTGCACCTGCGGGGAAGGGCTGGTGGCGGAGGAGGTGGTGAACCGGGACGCGGAGGTGGTGGAGGGAATCGTGGCGCTCATGGCCCTGCCCACGGAGAGGCTGATCGAGGACTTCAGCATCGCGGCGTGCGAGGCGAGCGGGCTGGTGGGGTTCGGCTTCTGCAGCGGCGGCAGCACCGACACGGCGGAGGGGCCGAAGGTGCCGATGCCCCCGACGACGGGGAGGTGGAACCGGGCCGATCCCAACACGGTGTTGAGGGTGCTGTGCCACCGGGACGACGAGATGGCCAACGAGTTCCTGAAGCGAACGTTTCAGCTGGCCAAGCGGCGGTGA